The genome window CTGAGGAGAGAATGGGCATTCGCATGGTGTTTTACTTCATCCTGCAGCTACCACAGCTCATACAATCAGCATCAACGTTCGAAGCAGGTGAGGCTGGTTGTAAAGAAACATGTGAGAATGTTTCTATTCCTTACCCATTTGGAATCAAAAGAGGTTGCTATCAAAATTCATGGTTTAGAGTAACTTGCAACAAAACTATTAATGGGACAAAGCCTTTCATCTCTCGCATCAATATGGAGCTCCTTCCTTCATATTGGTTAGTCGAAGACAACCGAGTCACCGTCAACAATCCAGTGACTTATCTAAATTGCGATGATAAAGGAAACAATGGCACTACTTCTTCTTCAAGTGTCAACCTACAAGGTAGTCCATTTTTCTTAAGTGAACAAAATATATTCGGATCAGTAGGTTGCGGTTATCTGGCCATTATTTTTCGCAACAATCAAACTGATCCCATCGCTGCCTGCCTACAACAAAGATGTGAGGACCATATTTCCTCTAAATTACCTGGCTGCCTTACTATGGTTCCTGAAAACCTCACTTCCTATACAACAGCCTTGAGGCCCATGACAGAGATCATAAGTCCCGGGGAAAAAGAATCCAGCAAGAGATGCACATCTACTTTTGTTGGTGACTCAAACGAGTTTTCAGAAATAAGCATTGATATGACGCATGTTCCGGCAACGCTGGAGTGGAATCCGGTCAAATGCGATTTAGAAGGTGACCTTTTACTATCATCACGTTACTTttgatttcttattttattaatttaagtatacagcttctttttctttttttcgatCTCATCATGTTTATTTCAACAACTCTccctaaattattatatttttgtcgGGTttcaatttagggtttaaattttaaaaaatttaatactttaattcatttttagttgaggaaatttaaaatattctattattattgtGTATTTTATTGGTCAACTTTCACtttccaaataatttattagattttttcattttatttttgataataatttagtaaaaaatttattaatatcaataagtGGTTAGCTGCGATGGTAAGGCATATTACATTTTCAAGGGGAGAATGTCTCAAATTTTGGAGACAATATTGTTGGGAGAGATAGTCACAAACCCCGAACAAAACGAATATGCATAATACCAAAAAGAAATTGTttattagtaaataaaataaaacacaaataatattattactaattatataataattgcacaataaacaaattttaaataagtcataaatgattttcttttaagaatatacaagtgaatttaataactttattcgagttgattttcattaataaattagcCTCAAAATGACAATGTCTATAGAAATATGTTAGATTGCACGGATTTCGTAAATACTACACTATGCCAGTCATGCTAATATGGATACAATActtattattaactaattaattgatGTATGTATAGGTGCTTCTGTTTAATTGATTGGTTGGTGCTTTATTTGTTCTTCTATGCAGCCTCATTATGCTCAATGGTAAGACCAAATTATGCATTACCTTACAAGACAAGCTGTAATGAAAGATGTGGGAATGTTGATATTCCATTTCCATTTGGGATTAAAGTGGGCTGCTACAAGAGTGAATGGTTCAGAGTAACTTGCAACAAAACTGCTGATGGTGAGAAGCCTTTCATAAGTAGCATCAATATGCAACTTCTTAATGTTTCTTTTTACGAAGGCACAGTTCTCGTCAACAATTCAGTAATTTATTCCTACTGCCCTGGCAAAGATCGAGAAAATAACGAGGGTAGTGTTAACCTAACAGGCACCCCATTTTTCTTCTCACATATCTTCGACAGATTCATGTCTATAGGTTGCGGCAATTTGGCTACTTTTCTTGATAGTCCGACTAATGATCATCGTATTGGTGGCTGCAAGCTACCTCCTTGTGAGAATAATATGACTTCCATTGTTAGATGCGCTGTCAATATTCCTCCGGGTCTTAGTTCTTTTGTCACAAATATCAGACGGATTTATCCTAATAATGGCAGCAAGAGCTCATGCATTTCATCTTTCATTGTTGACACACGTTTTCTTGATTCCCTTGAGGCAAATTCTGACCACAATGCCACAACAACCAATCGTAGTGGGACGTATGTTCCCACAACACTGCAATGGGGTATACCAAAACGTGGGCTCTGTGAGTTGGGAGAAGAGTCTGGCACCCTTTGTAGCCCCGATGGCCGATATTGTTGGACAAGCTTGAGCCAAATGCATCTATGTGTTTGTACCCCGGATACCTATAATGACTATGATTATCTTTCCACTGATGTATGCCAAGGTATCATATTAGTACAATGTCTTAGGCTTCATTCGGATAGGCACCATCACATGGCTTTGCTACTTTATGAAGCATTACCatcttataaaatattttgttttagagTGAAATTTTGcacaaaataaaggaaaatgaaacTTGATATCCATATTATAAATGTCCATTTGCTTTGATATTTcttaattaacatttattatatGGATCTAACTTTACTTCATTTCGCAAATGGCAGAGATAGGTAAATGTGTGGATATGAAATATAGAAATTGTTTTATACATTGTTTGAATGCTGATGGCAACGATTGTTCATCATCGTGTCCTGATCGATACAAATACTTGGGACATATGTGCCCGCCCCTAAATGTTTTGGATTCATCAGAGGTTCCTACCAAAAAGTCTAAAAGATCTCAAAATTTGCCAGTCATTATAGGTACGTGAACCTTAAAGCTCAAGTGATGCtaaataggtatatatataatttgaaattttatgttttgctTGAATAAACCATGTTTTTCATGCTAAATAGGTTGCAGCACTAGTATTGGGACAATAGTTGTGCTAATTGGTACATGGCATATGCACAAACTAATAGAGAGAAGAAACAACATCAAGTTGAAGCAGAAAtactttaaaagaaatggaggcTTACTTCTGCAACAACAATTGTCCAATAATAAAggtaattttgagaaaataaagttgttTGCTTCAAAGGAACTGGAAAAGGCAACAGATTATTATAACGAGAATCGAATCCTTGGTAGAGGCGGCCAAGGAACTGTGTTTAAAGGGATGTTAACGGATGGAAGCATTGTAGCAATTAAGAAGTCAAAAATGACAGAGGACAAGAAACTAGATGAAAATGAGCTTAAACAGTTTATTACTGAGGTGATGATTTTATCACAGATTAACCATAGAAATGTGGTAAAGCTTTTAGGATGTTGCCTAGAGACAAAAGTGCCATTGCTGGTTTATGAGTTCGTCCCCAATGGAACACTCTCTCAACTCCTACATGTGCCAAACGAAGAGTTCCCACTGACATGGGAAATGCGTTTACGAATTGCAATTGAAATTGCTAATTCATTATCCTATTTGCATTCAGCTGCTTCCGTTCCTATTTATCATCGAGACATCAAATCTAGCAACATACTTTTGGATGATAAATATAGAGCGAAAGTGTCGGATTTTGGAACTTCAAGATCAGTTGCACTTGAGCAAACTCATGTAACCACTCGAGTTCAAGGAACTTTCGGATACTTAGATCCTGAATATTTTCGATCAAGCCAATTTACAGAAAAGAGTGATGTCTATAGTTTTGGAGTTGTTCTTATTGAACTTATAACAGGACAAAAACCCGTCTCTTCATGTCAATCAGAGGAAGTGGTGAGAAGCTTGGCAAACTTTTTTCTACACTCAATGAAGGAGAATTCCTTACTCAACATTGTTGATCCACTGGTAATGAATGATAATGCAGAAGAAGAAATTGTAGCAGTTGCTAAGCTAGCAAAAAGATGCTTGAATCTGAATGGAAAGAGAAGGCCTACAATGAAACAAGTTGCATTGGAGCTAGAGCGGATTAGATCATCAGAAGAAGCTAATGGCATGCAACAAAGTGCAGATGAAGATTCTGATACGGATGCCATGATCGAAGCTTCAGGTGTTGATTCCTTTTCAACGTCTGGTTCAGTTCTAAAAgatagtgtaactttgaaataGATGCATAGTTCTATTTAGTTTCGAACACTGGTTAAACGTTATCCCAATAGTGTGTTTTCTCTGTAATGTCTCCTTGTGTGGTTTAGCTCTTAAATGCATATCTAAGACTTATCTTTACTATGGTCTATGTTTGTTTATGATAGTGACTAAATGCAACTAAGAATagtaatatttatacttattagACGAGTGTTGATGCAGTTGTATCATTTTTTGGGTACTTAATCCAAATCTCCATGCTTATGTTCCATAATATGTTAAATGtagatttataatataatttcattaatttttaatcatccAATCTGGTTGTACCACCTAATGAGAATGTATTAATTGTTGGTGTTGGAACACATGTAAATCGGTTGTATAATCTTCTCAGTTCTTTCgcatccttttctttttattgtgtgttttaattgaattttgttgGAAACATCCTTAGATCAGGATGGTATCAAGAAGACTTTATAATGAGTGGCGAAGTTAGGAGGAGCTCCATTccactaaaattgaaaaattttcatttaggtcactttataatttataaaatttaaaatttaaaatgataaaattattagcctaaaaataataaaattttgatttaatattttaaaattatgaaattacatttttattattgtaaaatatacaatttaattctaactcTGCCCATTATAGCCAATATTGAAACTTGTTTCTTGATTCTTGATTCTATTTTCCATtgcaatttattattattgaaattactTTGGTTTGCCTTTTGTCCGAACTAAATGTTCTAACTGTTGTTGCAACAAAACAAGGATTAGGACAAGAAAATAGAACAATGCAATTTTGTAAGGAGAGAATGAGATAAGTAAGGAGATTAAAAATCAACTGATGGTCaataaactaactataaatatgacaaaggcaagcgcacctatctaaaaatagtatagttatggtgagtagggaatatcgtatccacgagaaCTAAAAGTgctagtaattaccgtcttcTTATTATTTAGTCGACAAATTGGGGagattatttttatctaaaattaacTATACTAATTTACTAAGAACGCAACAtagaatgaaatagaaaaataatcgaaaataactaatgagatagacaatacccaaaaaagaatccacctagacttcacctattattatgaatctgaactaaacgatttattcacttgtgacttgatccgtagaaatccctaaattatgctaatatctctttcgagagtaagaacaactgactctaggttgattaattgaaatctctttctaattaaaacccataTCATcgtattaactcgatctatggattcccttattagatttgactctaatccagtagatttatgtcgtcttatttctaggattgcatgcagatccgctcaattatgctagatctactcttaaacaggggcTTTTACTCCAcaaaaataagcacattaaacttgaattaatatcccacaaatatcaaaacaagaaataagcatacataattgagcacaagaatcaaatatttatcgcgtaaatcagaaatcaagtaataagattcatcataggtttcatcttccttaGGTATCTAggaaatttagttcataattttgaatagaaacacctcaaagttaggataactacaagacataaagaaactcaataaaacttcaaaagaaattaaaaggagctTTTCGATCTTGATGGAGATCCGCTTCCGAGTTGATTTCGATGGcgttcttcgagtgttttcttcaatcttctctgaTGGCTCCCTTAGGTCTTCTTCTAAtaggtatttatagactttagattgctcaaaaaccctaaaaattgagtttttttttttgcgtaaAAGGGAAGCATGGTGCGAAATCAACATGGACTGGCACATGGGAatgtggccagcccgtgtggaaatgcccaggccgtgtggatccCGAAAATAGCTCTTTTTATCCcattttggcttgttttttgCTCCTTTCACTCCTCTatgctcacctaagtatagaaacatgaatttaaaggattaagagcatcaaattcaccaatttacataataaatcatccaaaaatgcatcaATAATGAgactaaaaatatattacttttatgGCTTATCATCAACGCAACTTGGTTCGGATTTCAACAATCCTACCTCTTTAAAGCCTTGCCAAAATAATGGTTTTActcaacattttatttaatatatcttTTGATTTAAGAGTAATCTACCCTCACACTAATAAATATTGTAACTAAAGAATCTCACAATACATTCAATTAAACTCTTTAAAGGATGCTAAGATGCCTAAGAAAAGGGCTCCAAAAATATTGAATCAGACAGTAAATACTCAACAAAAAAGCACACCCTATGTCTGGTAGCCAataaataggttttgaacaatttCATCTCAAGTTGAAATAAGATATGTTAGCCTTCAATAAGTTCAATCTCTCTTAAAGTAAACTTGATCAACTTCTTAGCAAATATGTGTCTCACTTAAAGTCAATGTTAATATGATCTGCTCATTATCTTTTTAAGAAATCAAGAGAATCctaatcaaatttgaattttcttaatTCCTTCAACAATGTCACTTAATTGATGTTGTTCAAGAAATGTATGCCTAACGAATTTTGGCCtgaagtgtaacaccccaaacctgcaccagtcgccggattagggttacgaggtattaTAGAACAAGACATAGTTTATCAcgatcatttattaaaattctttaCAATAGTTATCAAATTCAGACAGCTACCATTTACTCATTCATatatgtcaaattcatatatatatatatacaaagcaCATAACCAAATAATTCAAACATGCCTTATTAATCATATCACCTCATTCTTTAGTATACATCTATTTCAATGACTAATTATTATACGAACCATTTTATATACTTATGCATTTTCACATAACAagttaaaactaattttattatatcatttattaGTTAACCAAATATGATTCATTAGTAAACATCAACAAATAGTTAAATATAATCTTTATACATTAccaattatcaaaatttcatgcttatcaaaatgaaccaaatactATAGCCAAATAATTTATCTCAGCTAatgatcaaataaaattttcatcatttacaaAACAACTTACAAGGCAATTTACACATCAAAACATAAGTCATTAACAAGCATTTACATTAGGTAATCATAGGAAACATGTCTTGTTTTGAACAACTTTGATTTGCAACATTCATACATCATTAATTCGCAAATATTTGGACAGCAGTAAAAACATTTGGACAGCATTGACTTGTACCAAAAATGGACAGCATTTAAGCACTAATTTGGACAACATTAATAACATTCGGACAACATAGATTTGTATGAAAAATGGACAGCattaatatgctcaaaatggacAACATTTATACATGCAAAGCAACCACATTTGGACAAcattataacatgtaaaaaCAACCACATTTTAATACCTTTGAAACACATTTATAGCATAATGAGCAGCCCTATTCAGTCGCCATTAAGACAATTATAAACAAGCATTTAAACACATTCAAGCATTACTTAATAACCATATCTGAACATTAAGAAGCAAAATCTACAAGCATATTTGAACATCCTTATAATCACACAAGATATACCATATAGCATACTTCCAAAATGAACTAATTACATGGCCTAATAAACACAAACATTAACCtcattatcaagccattttcgtatggataatttcatatctcaaaaCATATCCTATTgacactagcctatacatgccatataccatATATACATAACTTAAAAGTACCGAGTAGATGGTTGGGTAGTGTGACGTAGTCTCTGACGATTCTCGAATTCGAGCTAGCCTTGAActcactataaaacacaggaAAAACAAACAAGGTAAGCTACAAAGCTTAGTAAATTCGTACTAAATATACTCAACAATTCATAAAACacaaatcatcaatttgaaCAAATTAAGGTATAATTCATGATAATATCAAACCTTCCATAAGCTTATTCATATACTATTATGCAAAGTCTTAACCTTTTCTATTTGAACCTCATACTTACATGTATATACCTGTACGTACAAATTCATAACGAACTCATATTTTCTCGTAACATTATCGAATACTCAATGTTTCGCACACTAAATGCCATTGCATAGCCGAAGCTATTATAATCCCGCACACTAAGTGCCTTACATAGCCGAATCTATCTCAGtctcgcacactaagtgccatatatagccgaagctattcccaatcgcacactaagtgccataAATAGCCGAATCTATCTCAAATCGCACACTAAGTGATAAACATAGTCGATTTATTGTCAAATATGACCGTATTCTCATGTATACAATTTATGCAATATCAAAGCAATAAAAGCATAATTGTAACAATGTTTATtacgtacgaacttacctgggatGCTAAAATAGTGAATCGAGTCGTTTAGTCAATAACTTTAGTTTTCCCCCGATCTAGGTCCGAATTCCGCTTTTCTTGATCAATTTAGCCAAATGAAGTAGACGAAACtttgaaagcttgaaaatgGCTTTTCTCCACCCTAATTTCGGttagaagaagatgataatgaagaaaatggcttttgtttttatttaattatcatttatttactaaatgacttaattaaacttattactaattcaatatttcaattcTGCCAAGCCATTATCATCCACTATCTAATTAATGGTTTAATATCACCATAAggacttttaatttaattaattatagtaattaggcaatttaaacaaatagtgtacaacttttatatttaacacgattaagtccttttatcaaattaactaaccaatcggtaaaattaaatcacgaaattttcacacatattaaataacatactgtaaataccaaaaataatattaaaataattttacaacctcagatttgtggttctgaaaccaATGTTCTGATTTAGCTAAAATCAGAATGTTACATGAAGCTATTAATATAGTTGTGTATTTGCTGAACAAATGTCCAACTAAAGTCGTATGAAATATGACTTCATTTGAAACATGGAGTAGAAGAAAGCCATATGTGAACCATCTTAAAGTTTTTGGTGTGTTTACTATGCTCAAATCcccaaagaaaagaagacaACGCTTGAAGAAAGAAGTGAGAAGTGTGTTTTCATTGGCTATAGTTCTATGTCAAATGGTTATAGACGTTACAACTTGAAGACCAAGAAGGTGATCATTAGTTAAGACATGGtgtttgatgaaaatgttaCATGGAATTGGCAAGAAAAAAAGGTTGAGAAGACCTTTCCTGCTATAATTATGCATTCAATAAATGTTGATGAGCAACCAACCCATTCTACACTAAATTCTCCATTCTTGTTAATTTCTCCAAGTTCTAGCTCTTTATCACCTAGTTTCACTCCAAAAAGAAATTGCAATTTAAAGCTATACaagaagaaattgaaacaaTTGAATCAAAAGCAATTGAAGAGTTTATGCTAGGTGCAATTATTGTGTAGTTGAACCAAAATGCTTTGAA of Gossypium raimondii isolate GPD5lz chromosome 3, ASM2569854v1, whole genome shotgun sequence contains these proteins:
- the LOC105796433 gene encoding wall-associated receptor kinase-like 1 — translated: MTCDPAKSSQRTEERMGIRMVFYFILQLPQLIQSASTFEAGEAGCKETCENVSIPYPFGIKRGCYQNSWFRVTCNKTINGTKPFISRINMELLPSYWLVEDNRVTVNNPVTYLNCDDKGNNGTTSSSSVNLQGSPFFLSEQNIFGSVGCGYLAIIFRNNQTDPIAACLQQRCEDHISSKLPGCLTMVPENLTSYTTALRPMTEIISPGEKESSKRCTSTFVGDSNEFSEISIDMTHVPATLEWNPVKCDLEASLCSMVRPNYALPYKTSCNERCGNVDIPFPFGIKVGCYKSEWFRVTCNKTADGEKPFISSINMQLLNVSFYEGTVLVNNSVIYSYCPGKDRENNEGSVNLTGTPFFFSHIFDRFMSIGCGNLATFLDSPTNDHRIGGCKLPPCENNMTSIVRCAVNIPPGLSSFVTNIRRIYPNNGSKSSCISSFIVDTRFLDSLEANSDHNATTTNRSGTYVPTTLQWGIPKRGLCELGEESGTLCSPDGRYCWTSLSQMHLCVCTPDTYNDYDYLSTDVCQEIGKCVDMKYRNCFIHCLNADGNDCSSSCPDRYKYLGHMCPPLNVLDSSEVPTKKSKRSQNLPVIIGCSTSIGTIVVLIGTWHMHKLIERRNNIKLKQKYFKRNGGLLLQQQLSNNKGNFEKIKLFASKELEKATDYYNENRILGRGGQGTVFKGMLTDGSIVAIKKSKMTEDKKLDENELKQFITEVMILSQINHRNVVKLLGCCLETKVPLLVYEFVPNGTLSQLLHVPNEEFPLTWEMRLRIAIEIANSLSYLHSAASVPIYHRDIKSSNILLDDKYRAKVSDFGTSRSVALEQTHVTTRVQGTFGYLDPEYFRSSQFTEKSDVYSFGVVLIELITGQKPVSSCQSEEVVRSLANFFLHSMKENSLLNIVDPLVMNDNAEEEIVAVAKLAKRCLNLNGKRRPTMKQVALELERIRSSEEANGMQQSADEDSDTDAMIEASGVDSFSTSGSVLKDSVTLK